From the Nitrospira sp. genome, the window TACACCGAACAACCATAGCACCAGAACCAAACTCATCGGCACTCCCAGAAGCCAGAGAAGGATCGGCATGATGTCGTCTCCTTGGCAGAAGTGAAACGTTACTGGCCGCAGCACTGTTTCTCAGTTCAATCTTTGCGGCTGTCATTACGATGCCGCAGGGAGGCGAACGGCGCTACTAGGCGATCCCCTGGCGTTGCGGGCAATCGTGGCCCGGATCAAGAGGTGTGTTCATCCCCGCCTGCCGGAACGGTGTACCGTTCCTCGATCGCCCTCCGGATCAGTTGCCGGCTCGCTTCTGCGGGCAGATGAGTCTCCTGTTCCACTTCGAGAACGCGCTGCGCGAGTGCCTCGTCCTTGATCACCTGCTTGATCCAGGTCGAGTAATCGTGAGAGCGGAGGTGATGAGTCCATGTCATCTGGTCGACGCCTTCGCCGAGTTGCATGAATAGCAGTAAATTGTGTGCGCGAAGGTTGAGCTGTCCGGCCGGTCCGCGAAAGTAAAAGCTCTGCTCCGGAGGCAGTTCGCCTTCCGCATATTTCCGTCGATGCCGGCGGCGTTCGATGGTGCTTGGAGCGATCTCAAGCACGAAAGGCGTCGTCCCGGAGGTGCGATCCCACATAATCGCTCGGCCCGGTTGAAGCCGGGCGGCCGTCGCGGCCGGAGGCGCCTGTTGGATCGCCGCGCAATACTGTTTCAACGTCCCGTCCGGCGATTTGCCCAGGGTGAACACGATATCCACGGTCTTGAGAATCGAATGTTCGATGTGGTCGGGATGAACGGTGACGTAAATCATGCCGGTGAGATCCTTCATCAGTCCCGGTGTCGTGGGGTTCCCATCGACCGGCAGGAGATGATGCGTTTCATCGACGAGCATCCAATGGGGACGGCCTGATTTCGATCGGAGTTCCTGAAGCTTGGGCAACAGGGTGAGAAAAAATGAAGGCCGGTCCTGCAACGGCAGTCCCACGAGGTTGACGACCACGTGGTTATTCGGATTGGCCAATGCGGTGAGAATTTCGGCGTGACTGGGACCATCCTGTGCGGTTCCGAGGATAATCGCCTGTGGAAAACTTTCGTAGTCTCCCTCCGGATCGATCACACACAATTGATAAGCCCGCTCGCCAAGTCGCTCGAGTAGCCCCGTCGCCAGCGTAGACTTCCCACTGCCTGACGTGCCGGCAAGCAGGAGGTTTTGTCGCGCCGGATGAAACGTGATGTCGCCCCCGTTCTCCTGTGTGCCGAGCGCAATCCGATGTCGCGCCACGGATCGTTCCGCTACCTCCAGGTCATTCTCAACCAGCTCATTCATCAGCTCGATGACTCCGTGGCCATGGTCGCCGACGGTGGTGCGATCCGCCGTTTCCTTCAACATCGGCACGGCATTCTCGACCGCCGCGGCATATTCTGAACATGCCAGCATGGCATGATCGTTTTCTCCGTCTCCGATCGCAGCAATGTTATGAGGCGACAATTCCACCTGTTTGAGCGCTGCGCTCAGCCCCGTGGCCTTATTGATGCCATGTGACAACACCATCACCGCGCCCTTGTTGAAGATGATGCGCAGTTCAAGACCGAGGTCACGAATGATGTCGAGGAGGACTGTTTCGTAAGGGACCCGGCTCGCCACGATCGAATGACCGATGGTGAGATGTTCCACCTTGCGACGTTGCACTTCTTCCAGGAATGCCGGTGGAGGAGGAGGGGCAAGAAGAGTGATTTCTTTAGTGGCCGGTCGGTAGAGGACTGCGCCATTTTCCGCCACGACACTTTCGCAGAGTGATATCTGGGGAAAAATCTCCAGGATCTCCGGCAATACTCGGCCGGTGACCAGAATGAGTTTGCGACCCGAGGCCACAAGGCGTTCGATGGCCTGGACGGTGTCCTGGCTCACAGTTCCCCCGCTCGCCAATGTCCCGTCATAGTCGGCGGCCAATGCTAAATAACGCATGTAAGTGCTTCTCCTTTGTGCCGAGTTCGCCTGCGGACCTGGATTCTTCTGCCCTGTGAGACGGAGATTGCGCGCTTGCCAAAACATCGGAGGGTGTCTAGGCCTTGAGCCTAGTGACAATAGGCGAGTGAATGCAGCTAGGCAGGGGCCTAGTTTCACGATGCCGCCAGGCTAGGGATTGTCCGAGTTGGCGAGAGAAGTTCTCGTGGTATCGTGAAATTCCGGAGCATGTCCGGGGAAATTTCAATGATGACGATCTGTCTTTACGACTGCAGTCCCTGCAGGGATGCCTTGTGCCGGCGGGAGGGTTGTCGGCTGGCCACAGAGATGCGTTCTTTCGTCTGCGATGGCTGCGGCGAACCGGTATCACGTGTCAATTGTCTGGAGCTCTGTGTGATGTGCTCCCTCACTGTAGGACAGGAGCTGTCTTCGGTCCCCCGGAAGGTGCTTCACTCAAGGTGATGTCATGCCGCGATCGCTCTGGAAAGGATCCATCAGTTTTGGGCTCGTCAATATTCCTGTTGTGCTCTATTCGGCCGAAAACCGGAACAGCTTTGATTTGACGCTCCTCGACCGTCGCGACATGAAACCGGTCGGATTCAAGCGCTACAACAAGGAGTCGGGCAAGGAGGTGGCGTGGGACCAGATCGTAAAAAGATACGAATATGAGAAGGACCGTTACGTCGTACTGACGGACGAAGACTTTCGACGTGCGAATGTCGAAGCGACACAGACCATCGATATTCTGAATTTTGTGCGGGCCGAAGAAATCCCGCCTACCTCATTCGAAACCCCGTACTACCTGGCGCCGGATAAACGGGGAGAAAAAGGCTATGCGCTCTTGCGCGAAACCTTGAGCAAGACAGGGAAAGTTGCCGTTGCCACGGTTGTGATCAGGACGCGGCAATATATCGCCGCGCTGATTCCCTGGAGTGAAATGATGGTGTTGAACACGCTGCGCTATGCCAACGAACTCCGGCCGACCAAGGATCTCGGGATTCCCGCGAAAAGTTTAAAGACGACCGGAGTGACCTCCCGGGAGTTGGAGATGGCCACGAAGTTGGTAGAGGAAATGTCGGAGCGTTGGAAGCCGGCCCAATACAAGGACACCTACCATGAGGATCTCATGCGATTGATCCACAAGCGGATCAAGGCAGGAAAAACCGAAGTCGTGACGGTACCTGAAGAAGGTGAGGCCCAAAATCAGCCGGGTCGCGCCAAGGTCGTAGATTTAATGGCTCTCCTCAAGCGAAGTGTGCAGCGCTCCGTGAAACCGAAGCCACCGTCGCGGGGTAGTGAGCGGCATGTCAGCCGCAAGACGGCATGAATCGACCAGGAAAATCAGTTTGCGTGAGGGCTCCCAAAGGAATCGCATCATGAGCGGGTCGGCTACCGTCGTGCCGGAGCAACCACATGGCAATCAGGCCCCGTCGTCCGGTCGTAACCGATTGGGGGCTCACGTCGTTCGGGATGGCGTGCAATTCCGCTGTTGGGCACCCAAGCCTGCGCAACTTGATGTCGTCCTCGAGCCCCACGGAACCGTGCATCCCCTCACAAGAGGCGCCGATGGCTACTGGACCGGTGGTATCCCGGAGGCCCGGGCCGGCATGACCTACCGCTATCGCCTGGATGGCCAACGCCTCTTTCCTGATCCCTGTTCCCGATATCAACCGGAAGGACCCCATGGTCCTTCGCTGATCGTCGATCCGGACGCGTTCATTTGGAAGGATTCCGGGTGGCCTGGCCTGACGATCCATGGACAGGTGATCTATGAGCTGCATATCGGTGCGTTCACCCCGGAAGGGACATTCGATGCGGCTGCCACGCGTCTCGACGCGCTGAAGGACCTCGGTATCACCGTCATCGAGATCATGCCGGTGGCGGAGTTTCCCGGTCGATGGAATTGGGGCTATGACGGGGTCGGCCTGTATGCGCCTGCGCATGTGTATGGGGATTGCGATGCCTTGAAGCGATTTGTGGATGAAGCGCATCAGCGGGGGCTGGGTGTGATTCTCGACGTTGTGTACAACCATTTGGGACCGGATGGAAACTATCTGCCCGCGTTCAGCGACGAATACCTCACCGATCGATATCCCAACGAGTGGGGGCAAGCGATCAATTTCGACGGACCCGGCTCCAAAGAGGTGCGGGAATTTTTTATCCGGAATGCCTGTTATTGGATCGAGGAATTTCACCTCGATGGCCTCAGGCTGGATGCCGTCCACGCATTTCATGATGAGGGACCGCTGCACGTGATCGCAGAATTATCTCAGGCGGCCAGAACGGCGGCAGGAGCGCGGTCGATCATCCTGATCGCCGAATGTGAGGCGCAGTGGGTCTGTACGATTCAACCGACAGTCGAACAGGGATGGGGGCTGGATGCGATCTGGAGCGAAGATTTTCACCACAGCGCACGTGTGGCCGCCACGGGTCGAAGCGAGGGGTATTACACCGACTATCGGGGCGGGCCGCAGGAGTTGATTTCCTGCGTGAAGCGGGCGTTTCTCTACCAGGGACAACGTTATCAGTGGCAAGACGGCCCGCGTGGTACGCCCGTTCGCGCCGAGCCGGCGAAACAGTTCGTCTTCTTTCTTCAAAACCATGATCAAGTCGCCAATCAGTTGCGGGGAGATCGATTGCACCAGCAGACCAGTCCCGGTGTATATCGCGCCTTGACGGCGCTCCTCCTGCTGGCCCCTGAGACGCCGATGTTGTTCATGGGACAGGAGTTCGGGGCTTCCGCTCCATTTTTATTCTTCGCCGACTTTCCAGCAGGAGAGTTGGCCCGGCAGATCCATCAAGGTAGAAAGCAGTTCCTCGCTCAGTTTCCGAGTTATGGCTCTGCGGAAGCTCAGGCGGCCGTCGCTGATCCTCGCGGTCCTGCCGTATTCCAGCGGTCCAAACTCGATTGGTCGGAGCGCGAGCGGCATGCCGGGTATGTCCGATTACATCGAGATCTGCTTCGCCTCCGGCGGGAAGACCCGGTCATCGCACAACAGGCTCGCGACCGGGTGGACGGCGCGGTAGTCGGAGCTGCTGCGTTG encodes:
- the treZ gene encoding malto-oligosyltrehalose trehalohydrolase gives rise to the protein MSGSATVVPEQPHGNQAPSSGRNRLGAHVVRDGVQFRCWAPKPAQLDVVLEPHGTVHPLTRGADGYWTGGIPEARAGMTYRYRLDGQRLFPDPCSRYQPEGPHGPSLIVDPDAFIWKDSGWPGLTIHGQVIYELHIGAFTPEGTFDAAATRLDALKDLGITVIEIMPVAEFPGRWNWGYDGVGLYAPAHVYGDCDALKRFVDEAHQRGLGVILDVVYNHLGPDGNYLPAFSDEYLTDRYPNEWGQAINFDGPGSKEVREFFIRNACYWIEEFHLDGLRLDAVHAFHDEGPLHVIAELSQAARTAAGARSIILIAECEAQWVCTIQPTVEQGWGLDAIWSEDFHHSARVAATGRSEGYYTDYRGGPQELISCVKRAFLYQGQRYQWQDGPRGTPVRAEPAKQFVFFLQNHDQVANQLRGDRLHQQTSPGVYRALTALLLLAPETPMLFMGQEFGASAPFLFFADFPAGELARQIHQGRKQFLAQFPSYGSAEAQAAVADPRGPAVFQRSKLDWSERERHAGYVRLHRDLLRLRREDPVIAQQARDRVDGAVVGAAALVLRYAGEQGDDRLLLINLGADCDYRPAPEPLLAPPDGRTWCLVWSSDAPEYGGPGVIPPLGETGWVIPGGSAALYSVQA
- a CDS encoding HAD family hydrolase, yielding MRYLALAADYDGTLASGGTVSQDTVQAIERLVASGRKLILVTGRVLPEILEIFPQISLCESVVAENGAVLYRPATKEITLLAPPPPPAFLEEVQRRKVEHLTIGHSIVASRVPYETVLLDIIRDLGLELRIIFNKGAVMVLSHGINKATGLSAALKQVELSPHNIAAIGDGENDHAMLACSEYAAAVENAVPMLKETADRTTVGDHGHGVIELMNELVENDLEVAERSVARHRIALGTQENGGDITFHPARQNLLLAGTSGSGKSTLATGLLERLGERAYQLCVIDPEGDYESFPQAIILGTAQDGPSHAEILTALANPNNHVVVNLVGLPLQDRPSFFLTLLPKLQELRSKSGRPHWMLVDETHHLLPVDGNPTTPGLMKDLTGMIYVTVHPDHIEHSILKTVDIVFTLGKSPDGTLKQYCAAIQQAPPAATAARLQPGRAIMWDRTSGTTPFVLEIAPSTIERRRHRRKYAEGELPPEQSFYFRGPAGQLNLRAHNLLLFMQLGEGVDQMTWTHHLRSHDYSTWIKQVIKDEALAQRVLEVEQETHLPAEASRQLIRRAIEERYTVPAGGDEHTS
- a CDS encoding Ku protein — translated: MPRSLWKGSISFGLVNIPVVLYSAENRNSFDLTLLDRRDMKPVGFKRYNKESGKEVAWDQIVKRYEYEKDRYVVLTDEDFRRANVEATQTIDILNFVRAEEIPPTSFETPYYLAPDKRGEKGYALLRETLSKTGKVAVATVVIRTRQYIAALIPWSEMMVLNTLRYANELRPTKDLGIPAKSLKTTGVTSRELEMATKLVEEMSERWKPAQYKDTYHEDLMRLIHKRIKAGKTEVVTVPEEGEAQNQPGRAKVVDLMALLKRSVQRSVKPKPPSRGSERHVSRKTA